In the genome of Desulfovibrio sp. JC022, the window GGCTGGCCCTGCTGGCGTGGCAGCAAAATCCTCTTGACCGGGCTGCGGCTATACGCTGTATGAGCTTGAACGATTCTTCGTGCCCGCCGGCACTGATCAGCATTTTGCAAACCCTGATAAATTCCCCGGCATCGGACATCCCACTTCAGGATCTGGACAATCTGCTTCAGGCCGGAGACCAAGCCCTCATTATCCGCCATCTCTTCCCCCTGCTGCGGGGGCCGGACGGTCTGAGTTGGCTGACCCATGCATGGGATACCCTGCTACGCATGGGCAATGCAGAGTTGCCCCGTACCGCCCTTGATCTGGTTAATTGGAATGACAATTTAATCCAACTTAAACAGAGACTTAAAACACAGTACAACTTTTTATACGGCTCACCAGAAGAAACCTTTAAAGACCTTGAAGGTCTGGACCATAACATCTGGTCATTGTGGCAGAATTACATGCGTAGTGAACTGCTGCTCCGCTCCGGGCAGACAGAAGAAGGCACGGATCTACTGGCTGGACTCTGGAAAAATAACATTTGGAACCTGAACTGGGGCCAGAAGCTTCACGGATTGCTCAATCCCATTGAAACATCTAATGCCCTCAACCGTTCAGATGAAGTCGCCATTCTGCTCTATTCTTGGAACAACGGGCAGTTGATCGAGAACACGCTTAAAAATGTTGCGGCATCAAATATCGGCAATGCGCGGATATTCGCCCTGAACAACGGTTCTGATGACAGCACCGGACAGGTTATAAATGAAGCGCAATATCTTTTTAAAAAAGGACATTATAAACCTATCCACCTGCAAGTGAATGTAGGAGCCCCGGCGGCCCGCAACTGGCTGCTTGCCGAACCGGAAGTGCGCAAAGCCAAATGGGCTGTATTTCTGGATGATGATGTGGAACTGGAACCGAACTGGCTGGAAGAACTGCTGGCGACAGCACAGGCGTATAACAATCCCGGAGCTGTGGGATGCAGAATAACCTCCACAGGGACACCCCGCTCATTGCAATCTGCGGATTACCACCTTTTCCCTCCGGGAAACGGCACTTCGCAAATTGAAGGACTGACCGAACATCTCATGGTCTTTGACAGCTGCCGCAACGGCTTTGACTACGGACAATTTTCCTACACCCGCCCGGCAATGCACGTTTCCGGCTGCTGCCACATGCTGAATATGGAGGCGATCCACCAATGCGGTGATTTTGACGTGCGTTTCAACCCCACCCAGTTCGATGACCTTGAACGGGATCTTCGCGCAACCCTTGGCGGATATGAGCATGTTTACGCCGGACAATTACGCATCGGGCACATCCAGCACTCAAGCCTTGCCAAAGCGAGTAATGTACGCTCCATGGCTCAGGTTTTCGGTAACAAGATAAAATTGGAAAGCAAATACAGCGAGCACGACCTAAGCGTCCTTTTCGGAAAAGACATGGCCATGCTCTGGCAGGATGTAGACCGCAAATGGAAAAAGCTTGCAGAGGTCCTATCCCCAGATAGCTGAGAAAGTGCCAGATGTAAGGCGCAAAAAAAGGACCGGAGCGAAACGTATACAAACATACGTGAGCTTCGGGATTTTTTGCGCGCCCTCAAGGGTAAGGTCTTGTAAGCTCG includes:
- a CDS encoding glycosyltransferase family 2 protein, which produces MVAATHNFGTEKVETFLTAVKDTVPLWVMGTEEFSHQNGLINVFQHLSSANQQFEEASSGLALLAWQQNPLDRAAAIRCMSLNDSSCPPALISILQTLINSPASDIPLQDLDNLLQAGDQALIIRHLFPLLRGPDGLSWLTHAWDTLLRMGNAELPRTALDLVNWNDNLIQLKQRLKTQYNFLYGSPEETFKDLEGLDHNIWSLWQNYMRSELLLRSGQTEEGTDLLAGLWKNNIWNLNWGQKLHGLLNPIETSNALNRSDEVAILLYSWNNGQLIENTLKNVAASNIGNARIFALNNGSDDSTGQVINEAQYLFKKGHYKPIHLQVNVGAPAARNWLLAEPEVRKAKWAVFLDDDVELEPNWLEELLATAQAYNNPGAVGCRITSTGTPRSLQSADYHLFPPGNGTSQIEGLTEHLMVFDSCRNGFDYGQFSYTRPAMHVSGCCHMLNMEAIHQCGDFDVRFNPTQFDDLERDLRATLGGYEHVYAGQLRIGHIQHSSLAKASNVRSMAQVFGNKIKLESKYSEHDLSVLFGKDMAMLWQDVDRKWKKLAEVLSPDS